One window from the genome of Breoghania sp. L-A4 encodes:
- a CDS encoding OmpA family protein, with protein MDSDAYNADLSERRALAVRDYLLSHFNIDEHRLIAIGFGETHLKSPSTPTRPRTGASRSSISASEALPRRPGAAQILVTRSDFS; from the coding sequence GTGGACAGCGACGCCTATAACGCCGATCTGTCGGAGCGGCGCGCGCTGGCGGTGCGCGACTACCTGCTGTCGCATTTCAACATCGACGAACACCGGCTGATCGCCATCGGCTTCGGCGAAACCCATCTGAAGAGCCCCAGCACCCCGACGCGGCCGAGAACCGGCGCGTCGAGATCGTCAATCTCGGCGAGTGAAGCACTCCCGCGGCGCCCTGGAGCCGCCCAAATATTGGTCACCCGGAGCGACTTTTCTTAA
- a CDS encoding RNA polymerase sigma factor gives MAFAETSSAQPLSTDLDEATTAARTRASRTEGAMAAASDDELLHRIGLDDEQAFRTLTERHIDRGYAVALRILRSPADAEDVVQDAFLQVWTKRGRWQPGKAQFSTWLYRVVTNRCIDLLRKPRTETIELLPEIGDGRSDQMQTLLRHEASALLTAAIAKLPDQQRIALILSYTENMSNTDIAAVMETSVYAVESLLKRGRQKLRHILRNAQVDVLSLLTDD, from the coding sequence ATGGCTTTCGCGGAAACGTCCTCGGCGCAGCCTCTTTCGACCGACCTCGACGAGGCCACAACGGCTGCCCGCACACGGGCCAGCAGGACGGAAGGCGCCATGGCTGCGGCGAGCGACGACGAACTGCTCCATCGTATCGGCCTCGATGACGAGCAGGCCTTCCGCACGCTCACCGAGCGCCACATCGATCGTGGCTATGCGGTGGCCCTGCGCATCCTGCGCAGCCCCGCGGACGCCGAGGACGTGGTGCAGGACGCGTTTCTGCAGGTCTGGACCAAGCGCGGTCGTTGGCAGCCCGGCAAGGCCCAGTTCTCCACCTGGCTCTACCGCGTGGTGACAAACCGCTGCATCGACCTACTGCGCAAGCCGCGCACCGAGACCATTGAGCTCCTGCCCGAGATCGGGGATGGCCGGAGCGACCAGATGCAGACGCTGCTTCGGCACGAGGCGAGCGCCCTGCTGACCGCGGCGATCGCCAAGCTGCCGGACCAGCAGCGCATCGCGCTGATCCTGTCCTACACCGAGAACATGAGCAACACCGACATCGCCGCGGTGATGGAGACCTCCGTCTATGCGGTTGAGTCCCTGCTCAAGCGCGGCCGCCAGAAATTGCGCCATATTCTGCGCAACGCGCAAGTCGACGTCTTGTCATTATTAACAGATGATTAA
- a CDS encoding flagellin: MTVDDIVTAVNAESATTGVTASTDGSGNLVLGAADGADITVDNVTVGGSNTTLTSADLSTLGITDTDSDDTETFSAAAALTVTAGEEASFDVNGTTVTLSNDTAEDVAYSAADLVDAVNAALIDDGNYDVTASLDEDTGELTFTSRATGSKASVTVDNLTGSLDGSTDFALSDLGLTTGTATGTSTAADTTGAKVVVGSDASDTITLTIKSLTSSDLGIADLDVSTQAGAEEALALLDSAIDTVSNARAEMGATMSRFEFRSAQIDTSIENLEAAESAIADVDIASEQAKLSAASVKVQAAVAAASQANEMPENLLSLLR; the protein is encoded by the coding sequence ATCACCGTCGACGACATCGTCACCGCGGTGAACGCGGAAAGCGCCACCACTGGCGTGACGGCCAGCACCGACGGCTCCGGCAATCTCGTGCTGGGCGCCGCTGACGGCGCAGACATCACCGTCGACAACGTCACCGTCGGCGGCTCGAACACCACGCTGACCTCCGCAGATCTGTCGACGCTCGGCATCACCGACACCGACAGCGACGACACGGAGACGTTCAGCGCCGCCGCCGCCTTGACGGTCACCGCGGGCGAGGAAGCAAGCTTCGACGTCAACGGCACGACCGTCACACTTTCCAACGACACCGCCGAAGACGTCGCCTATTCGGCGGCCGACCTGGTCGACGCCGTCAATGCCGCCCTGATCGACGACGGCAACTACGACGTCACCGCCAGCCTCGACGAGGATACCGGCGAGCTGACCTTCACCAGCCGCGCAACCGGCAGCAAGGCCTCGGTGACGGTCGACAATCTGACCGGCAGCCTGGACGGGTCGACCGACTTCGCCCTGTCCGATCTCGGCCTGACCACGGGGACCGCCACGGGCACGAGCACGGCGGCCGACACCACCGGCGCGAAAGTCGTCGTCGGCTCCGATGCCTCCGATACGATCACGCTGACGATCAAGTCGCTGACGTCTTCCGACCTCGGGATCGCGGACCTCGACGTATCGACGCAGGCAGGCGCCGAAGAGGCTCTCGCCCTCCTCGACAGCGCCATCGACACCGTTTCCAACGCCCGCGCGGAAATGGGTGCGACCATGTCGCGGTTCGAATTCCGCTCGGCCCAGATCGATACCAGCATCGAGAATCTGGAAGCCGCGGAATCCGCCATCGCCGATGTCGATATCGCCTCGGAACAGGCAAAGCTCTCCGCCGCCTCGGTGAAGGTTCAGGCGGCCGTCGCCGCCGCATCGCAGGCCAACGAGATGCCCGAGAACCTGCTGTCGCTGCTGCGATAG
- the fliD gene encoding flagellar filament capping protein FliD — translation MADVSATTSTTATAATNSASYTYSSSSSDIDWTALVDSMVLAKELPADTIDVKITENETKIAAYQEMQSLLQAVADAADTIRGTDNSLTANDDAFSTREAYLTAQGDVDAASAVVITVANDADIATYDLQIIQIATVQKVSSAAYEESAAELALEGTFTLALEGMESVDITVTADMSLREIAERINDSTDTTGVQASVIKVSESDYQLILSGTDTGRAISITAASGTDVATALGITTSDGAFANELQASQDAIIRLDGVEITRDSNDIDDVIDGVTFNLYQPTGEDASITIEVSPDLNTIKTSITTLVDAYNAYREWAITQQATASGGGASDDAALFANGTLRMANSAIADALSTIIDSESMALLGLTYDNNNMLELDDSTLNTALLNDLDQVENLLNFQMTSSSSDVALLSRSDSMPSELTLDIEVDETGAVTSVSVDGDASLFTINDARIIGAAGSAYEGITFVFTGDTSQSATLAFTAGIVERLFNAADGYANADDSILTSVITDLSETNEDLDERASDIRSRAEDYRDTLTTRYAAYQAAIEEAQSTLDYLEAYLNLGD, via the coding sequence ATGGCCGACGTCTCCGCCACGACCTCCACAACCGCGACCGCCGCCACGAACTCGGCGAGCTACACCTATTCGTCGAGCTCCTCCGACATCGACTGGACGGCGCTCGTCGATTCGATGGTTCTCGCCAAGGAACTCCCGGCCGATACCATCGACGTCAAGATCACCGAGAACGAAACGAAGATCGCCGCCTACCAGGAAATGCAGTCGCTGCTCCAGGCCGTGGCCGACGCCGCCGACACCATTCGCGGCACCGACAACAGCCTGACGGCAAACGACGATGCGTTTTCGACGCGCGAAGCCTATCTGACCGCGCAGGGCGACGTGGATGCCGCATCCGCCGTCGTCATAACCGTCGCCAATGATGCCGATATCGCAACCTACGACCTGCAGATCATTCAAATCGCCACGGTCCAGAAGGTCTCCAGCGCCGCCTACGAGGAAAGCGCGGCCGAACTGGCGCTGGAGGGCACCTTCACGCTGGCCCTGGAGGGCATGGAAAGCGTCGACATCACCGTGACCGCAGACATGTCGCTGCGCGAGATCGCCGAGCGGATCAACGACAGCACCGACACCACCGGCGTCCAGGCATCGGTGATCAAGGTGTCGGAGAGCGACTATCAGCTGATCCTGTCGGGCACAGACACCGGCCGCGCAATCTCGATCACCGCCGCCTCGGGCACCGACGTCGCCACGGCGCTCGGCATAACCACGTCCGACGGCGCGTTCGCCAACGAGCTGCAGGCCTCACAAGACGCCATCATCCGCCTGGACGGCGTCGAGATCACCCGGGATTCCAACGACATCGACGACGTGATCGACGGCGTGACCTTCAACCTCTATCAGCCCACGGGCGAAGATGCCTCGATCACGATCGAGGTGTCGCCGGATCTCAACACGATCAAGACGTCGATCACCACCCTCGTGGACGCCTACAACGCCTATCGCGAATGGGCGATCACCCAGCAGGCAACGGCCTCGGGCGGTGGCGCGAGCGACGACGCGGCCCTGTTCGCCAACGGCACGCTGCGCATGGCCAACAGCGCCATCGCCGACGCCCTCAGCACCATCATCGACTCGGAATCGATGGCCCTGCTCGGCCTTACCTACGACAACAACAACATGCTGGAACTCGACGACAGCACCCTGAACACGGCCCTGCTGAACGATCTCGATCAGGTCGAGAACCTGCTCAACTTCCAGATGACCTCCTCCTCGAGCGACGTCGCCTTGCTATCGCGCTCGGACTCCATGCCCAGCGAACTGACACTGGACATCGAGGTCGACGAAACCGGCGCCGTGACATCGGTCTCCGTGGACGGTGACGCGTCGCTGTTCACCATCAACGACGCGCGCATCATCGGCGCTGCGGGCAGCGCCTACGAGGGCATCACTTTTGTTTTCACCGGCGATACGTCGCAGAGCGCCACCTTGGCGTTCACCGCCGGCATCGTCGAGCGGCTGTTCAACGCCGCGGACGGCTACGCCAACGCCGACGACAGCATCCTGACAAGCGTCATCACGGACCTGTCGGAGACCAACGAGGATCTCGACGAGCGGGCCAGCGACATCCGAAGCCGTGCCGAAGATTACCGCGATACGCTGACCACCCGCTACGCCGCGTATCAGGCGGCGATAGAAGAAGCGCAGTCGACGCTCGACTATCTGGAAGCCTATCTCAACCTCGGAGACTGA
- a CDS encoding flagellar export chaperone FliS has product MTHAISAYRQAATAVPPVTAVVRLYDEAINAIHRTIKAHEAGRFDEAYANVQHAVAILRGLRQALDLERSGLVGRQLNQMYSSNILALTNSIGKANAAARLRKLIEGLIDVRDAWASMTPIKPRAEESGADYSDFDRPTAA; this is encoded by the coding sequence ATGACCCATGCCATTTCCGCCTATCGGCAGGCCGCCACGGCGGTGCCGCCGGTGACCGCCGTGGTGCGTCTGTACGACGAAGCCATCAATGCCATCCACCGCACGATCAAAGCGCACGAGGCCGGCCGTTTCGATGAGGCCTATGCCAACGTTCAGCACGCGGTAGCCATTCTGCGCGGCTTGCGCCAGGCGCTTGACCTCGAAAGAAGCGGCCTGGTCGGACGGCAGTTGAATCAGATGTACTCAAGCAACATATTAGCGCTGACCAACAGCATCGGCAAAGCGAATGCCGCAGCGCGTCTTCGCAAACTCATCGAGGGCCTCATCGATGTGCGCGACGCGTGGGCGAGCATGACGCCGATCAAGCCGCGGGCCGAGGAAAGCGGCGCCGACTATTCGGATTTCGATAGGCCAACCGCCGCATGA
- a CDS encoding periplasmic heavy metal sensor, which yields MPLKTASRRFIVLANVLFLSLGVNLFLAGWLVGGSFDRPPPGPPNFFRDFETRLKGQLSERGQVLLQEGIDDLRAEFERFRPAADVSRKNLAKLIAAPAFDPDTLRATLQAAIDSRNQLDARSLNRITALLVQFDAKDRAAIADFIRRTPGPGPQHSQDTDPK from the coding sequence ATGCCCCTTAAGACCGCAAGCCGCCGCTTCATCGTTCTCGCGAACGTCCTGTTCCTGTCGCTCGGCGTGAATTTGTTCCTGGCGGGCTGGCTTGTCGGCGGGTCGTTCGACCGGCCGCCCCCTGGACCGCCGAACTTCTTCCGCGACTTCGAAACCCGCCTCAAGGGCCAGCTTTCCGAGCGTGGCCAGGTCTTGCTGCAGGAAGGAATCGACGATCTTCGCGCCGAGTTTGAACGATTCAGGCCCGCGGCCGACGTCAGCCGCAAGAATCTGGCGAAACTGATCGCGGCCCCGGCGTTCGACCCTGACACGTTGCGGGCAACCCTTCAGGCGGCGATCGACAGCCGCAACCAGCTTGACGCCAGGTCGCTGAACCGGATCACCGCGCTGCTGGTACAATTCGACGCCAAGGACAGGGCGGCCATCGCGGACTTCATCCGGCGCACGCCGGGACCCGGACCGCAGCATTCCCAAGACACCGACCCGAAATAA
- a CDS encoding FlgD immunoglobulin-like domain containing protein has translation MTISTVSSAAATATTTSSTSTSSLGLTSNDFLTLMLEQIQNQNPLDPTDTDSYMEQLVSYGSYDTLNSINDQITSLTTSMESMISNTGLGYVGKTVEANGNTNTLTDGSATYGYSLDEDASSVSISILDESGATVWTGSGETEAGSHSFVWDGTTTDGTQLEDGGNYTIAVEALDANGDSITGSTTVTGVVTGIDVENDESVLTLGDSTISIDDVISIKA, from the coding sequence ATGACCATATCAACTGTTAGCAGTGCCGCGGCGACCGCGACCACCACGAGCAGCACCAGCACTTCATCGCTCGGACTGACCAGCAACGACTTTCTGACGCTGATGCTGGAGCAGATCCAGAACCAGAACCCGCTCGACCCGACCGACACCGACTCCTACATGGAGCAACTGGTTTCCTATGGCAGCTACGACACGCTCAACAGCATCAACGACCAGATCACCAGCCTGACGACATCGATGGAGTCGATGATCTCCAACACCGGGCTGGGATATGTCGGCAAGACGGTGGAGGCCAACGGCAACACCAACACGCTGACCGACGGATCCGCCACCTACGGCTATTCGCTGGACGAAGACGCCAGCAGCGTTTCCATCTCGATCCTCGACGAAAGCGGCGCCACGGTCTGGACCGGCAGCGGCGAGACCGAGGCCGGCTCCCACAGCTTCGTCTGGGACGGCACGACCACCGACGGCACTCAGCTTGAAGACGGCGGCAACTACACCATCGCGGTCGAGGCGCTCGACGCGAATGGCGATTCCATAACCGGCAGCACGACGGTGACCGGCGTGGTGACCGGCATCGACGTGGAGAACGACGAGTCTGTCCTGACTCTCGGCGACAGCACCATTTCCATCGACGACGTCATCAGCATCAAGGCATAG
- the flgE gene encoding flagellar hook protein FlgE: protein MSLTGALNSAVSSLYAQSQALATVADNLANSGTTAYKANSTSFESLVASASSSGSSGGVSATTRANNTAQGLLVSSSSDTSLAIDGSGYFVVSSDIDGSDANYTRNGEFSVDSDGYLVNNGNYLLGWETDADGNVIGGTSETSLVAIDTDAIQSSVGATTEIDIQANLPADAEIGSTYETTLEVYDSLGSGSTVTATWEKTAENTWELSLADPVLSSTGVASGTTSSDPIEITFNSDGTLASTNPAAAELTISGWTTGAAASTISLSLGTTGKTDGLTQYASDSSTPSITGQTVTQNGIAYGNLTGIEISDNGSVIANFDNGEAQTIYKIPIATFANANGLTEMSNGVYARSTTSGSSVLQFAGAGGAGEINGGWLESSTTDTSNEFSSMLAAQQAYSASSQIMSTASDMFDTLINSVR, encoded by the coding sequence ATGAGTCTGACTGGAGCCCTGAATTCAGCCGTTTCCTCTCTTTATGCCCAGAGCCAGGCGTTGGCGACGGTCGCCGACAATCTGGCGAACTCGGGCACCACCGCCTACAAGGCGAACTCCACGTCCTTTGAAAGTCTTGTCGCCAGCGCATCGAGTTCGGGAAGCAGCGGCGGCGTTTCCGCGACAACGCGCGCCAACAACACGGCGCAAGGCCTGCTCGTATCCTCAAGCAGCGACACCTCGCTGGCCATCGACGGAAGCGGCTACTTCGTTGTCTCCTCGGATATCGACGGCAGCGACGCGAACTACACGCGCAATGGCGAATTCTCCGTCGATAGCGACGGATATCTGGTCAACAACGGCAACTATCTGCTGGGCTGGGAAACCGACGCCGACGGCAATGTGATCGGCGGCACAAGCGAGACATCCCTGGTCGCCATCGACACCGATGCGATCCAGAGCTCGGTCGGCGCCACGACCGAAATCGATATCCAGGCCAACCTGCCCGCCGATGCCGAGATCGGCAGCACCTATGAGACAACCCTCGAGGTCTACGACTCGCTCGGATCCGGCAGCACCGTAACGGCCACCTGGGAAAAGACCGCCGAGAACACCTGGGAACTGAGTTTGGCGGATCCCGTGTTGTCCTCCACCGGCGTCGCCAGCGGAACCACATCCAGCGACCCCATCGAGATCACATTCAACTCTGACGGAACCCTTGCCAGCACCAATCCGGCGGCGGCGGAACTGACGATCAGCGGCTGGACCACGGGCGCCGCCGCCAGTACGATTTCACTGTCATTGGGCACCACCGGAAAGACCGATGGGCTGACGCAATACGCATCCGACAGCAGCACTCCCAGCATCACCGGCCAGACCGTCACCCAGAACGGTATCGCTTACGGCAACCTGACCGGCATCGAAATTTCGGACAACGGATCGGTGATCGCCAACTTCGACAATGGCGAAGCCCAGACCATCTACAAGATCCCCATCGCCACCTTCGCCAATGCCAACGGCCTGACGGAAATGAGCAACGGCGTCTATGCCCGCAGCACGACGTCCGGCAGCAGCGTCCTGCAATTCGCCGGCGCCGGAGGCGCGGGCGAGATCAACGGCGGATGGCTTGAATCGAGCACCACCGATACCAGCAACGAATTTTCCAGCATGCTCGCCGCGCAGCAGGCTTATTCCGCCTCCTCGCAGATCATGTCGACCGCTAGCGACATGTTCGACACGCTGATCAACTCGGTCCGCTGA
- the flgK gene encoding flagellar hook-associated protein FlgK produces MTSLSVASQIATSSLTATQVQLSVASANIANADTEGYTRKSATQTSQTTAGVGTGVSISGITSKVDAILLANLNEATSKQAAASTTADYLDRLQSLFGSTSGDDGTGSALSNTLADVESALSELASTPESTSAAASALSELDTLSAQLRELSSDIQDLRAEADAAIAASVDSANEAITTIDALNEQIVAGKARGESTADLEDQRNQALQTLSESLGVSSLVSDNGSMKVYTTSGQVLVDGSAHYLSFDSASVMTSERSYDGTDAGLSGITLNGTDIAASISNGEIKALLSVRDETLPAAQDMIDTLASTVIETVNAVRPDLLTGTDASDIAVSADLLADPGSLLDDTDAAAIATALLAALQEDSSFEASGSLAATQGSMADYATDILSVVVGQANSAAARLETADSRLTSISDAITSDYGVNLDEETARLSELSQLYSTSAQVLSTIQEMFDALLAAVS; encoded by the coding sequence ATGACCTCGCTCAGCGTCGCCAGCCAGATCGCCACGAGTTCACTGACCGCGACCCAGGTCCAGTTGTCGGTTGCCTCCGCCAACATCGCCAACGCGGACACCGAAGGCTACACACGCAAATCCGCGACCCAGACGTCCCAGACCACGGCGGGCGTTGGCACCGGTGTCTCCATCTCCGGCATCACCTCCAAGGTGGACGCCATCCTGCTGGCCAACCTGAACGAGGCGACGTCGAAACAGGCCGCCGCATCGACGACTGCCGACTATCTCGACCGTCTGCAATCCCTGTTCGGTTCCACATCAGGTGACGACGGCACTGGCAGCGCGCTCTCCAACACGCTTGCGGATGTGGAAAGCGCGCTGTCGGAACTTGCCTCGACGCCCGAAAGCACGAGCGCGGCCGCCAGCGCCCTCAGCGAGCTCGACACACTGAGCGCCCAGTTGCGCGAGTTGTCGTCGGATATCCAGGACCTGCGCGCGGAGGCTGACGCGGCAATCGCCGCATCCGTCGACAGCGCCAATGAAGCCATCACCACGATCGATGCGCTCAACGAGCAGATTGTCGCCGGCAAGGCGCGCGGCGAATCCACCGCGGATCTGGAAGACCAGCGCAATCAGGCGCTTCAGACGCTTTCGGAATCGCTCGGCGTTTCAAGCCTCGTTTCCGACAATGGATCGATGAAGGTCTACACGACCTCGGGTCAGGTCCTGGTTGACGGCTCCGCGCACTATCTGTCCTTCGACAGCGCAAGCGTCATGACGTCCGAACGGAGCTACGACGGCACGGACGCCGGACTCAGCGGAATCACGCTCAACGGCACCGATATCGCCGCCAGCATCTCCAACGGCGAGATCAAGGCGCTTCTGAGCGTGCGCGACGAAACCCTGCCGGCCGCGCAGGACATGATCGACACGCTGGCGAGCACCGTGATTGAAACCGTCAACGCCGTGCGCCCCGATCTGCTGACCGGGACGGATGCGTCGGACATCGCGGTCTCCGCCGACCTCCTCGCCGATCCCGGCAGCCTGCTCGACGACACGGATGCCGCGGCGATCGCCACGGCCCTTCTCGCGGCGCTGCAAGAGGACAGCAGCTTCGAGGCCTCGGGAAGCCTCGCGGCGACGCAGGGCAGCATGGCGGACTACGCCACCGACATTCTCTCCGTGGTCGTCGGCCAGGCAAACAGCGCCGCGGCCCGTCTGGAAACGGCCGACAGCCGGCTGACGTCCATATCCGACGCCATCACCTCGGACTACGGCGTGAACCTCGACGAGGAAACCGCGCGGCTGTCTGAACTCTCACAACTCTATTCAACCTCGGCGCAGGTTCTCAGCACCATCCAGGAGATGTTCGATGCCCTGCTGGCGGCGGTAAGTTGA
- a CDS encoding flagellin: MVMRVATFGLTSSLLSQSLATQAKLAEKTNQQVSGVNSTDYAGLGTDATRMVGLEVAVTRSEAYQSAGTLANTRIEAMYSATDSMVDLLTQMRAEVSAASLGEDSTTLQSTAASLLEEFTALINTQSQGRYLFAGSMTGEPPASTEGYEATSLTDVNTGYYSGDENTASVAVSESWTIDYGISGGNDALEKAMRALSYLANADTLDSQSLTAAADLLVEAQDGISSLQVGLSLAASSIERAITSEEEFTATAEELIAEINTSDTAVLAVMITSYNTQLEASYSALGTLSSLSLMDYLR, translated from the coding sequence ATGGTGATGCGTGTCGCAACCTTCGGGCTGACCTCCAGCCTGCTCTCGCAATCGCTCGCGACCCAGGCGAAGCTCGCGGAGAAGACCAACCAGCAGGTCTCCGGCGTCAATTCGACCGACTATGCGGGGCTGGGAACCGACGCCACCCGGATGGTCGGGCTCGAGGTCGCGGTCACGCGCTCGGAGGCTTATCAGTCGGCCGGCACGCTGGCCAACACGCGTATCGAGGCCATGTATTCCGCCACCGATTCCATGGTCGACCTGTTGACCCAAATGCGCGCGGAGGTGTCGGCGGCGTCCCTGGGCGAGGACAGCACCACCCTGCAGTCGACCGCCGCGAGCCTGCTTGAGGAATTCACCGCGCTGATCAACACCCAAAGCCAGGGCCGCTATCTGTTCGCGGGCAGCATGACCGGCGAGCCGCCCGCCTCAACAGAAGGATACGAGGCGACGTCGCTGACCGACGTCAACACCGGCTACTACTCCGGCGACGAGAACACGGCTTCGGTCGCCGTCAGCGAAAGCTGGACAATTGACTACGGCATCAGCGGCGGCAACGACGCCCTGGAGAAGGCGATGCGGGCGCTGTCCTACCTCGCCAACGCGGATACGCTCGACAGCCAGAGCCTGACGGCCGCCGCCGACCTGCTTGTCGAGGCCCAGGACGGCATTTCGTCGCTGCAGGTCGGCCTCAGCCTCGCCGCCTCCTCGATAGAACGCGCCATCACCTCCGAAGAGGAGTTCACCGCCACGGCGGAAGAGCTGATCGCCGAGATAAACACCAGCGACACCGCGGTGCTCGCGGTGATGATCACCAGCTACAACACTCAGCTGGAAGCCAGCTATTCCGCCCTTGGAACGCTGTCGAGCCTCAGCCTGATGGACTATCTGCGATAG
- a CDS encoding NAD(P)-dependent oxidoreductase encodes MLKRLLITGAAGGLGTVARNRLKHVAEVLRLSDVANLGEAAANEELVPCNLGDRAAVAELVAGCDGILHLGGVSVEDTFDRICEANIVGVYNLYEAARLNGLPRIIFASSNHTIGYYTQDVRLDTEMPMRPDGLYGVSKCFGEAVSSLYHDKFGQETALVRIGSCFPEPRDHRMLSTWLSPDDFVSLVECIFRVPRIGRPIVWGVSDNDATWWDNSGARFLGWRPKDNSEVFRAKLDAAMTPPPADAVDAVYQGGKFVAEPIHQD; translated from the coding sequence ATGCTGAAACGACTTCTGATCACCGGCGCCGCTGGCGGCCTTGGCACCGTGGCGCGCAACCGGCTCAAGCATGTGGCCGAGGTCCTGCGCCTGTCCGATGTCGCCAATCTCGGCGAGGCCGCGGCGAATGAGGAACTGGTGCCGTGCAATCTCGGTGACCGGGCGGCGGTGGCCGAGCTCGTCGCGGGCTGCGACGGGATCCTGCATCTGGGCGGGGTGTCGGTGGAAGACACGTTCGACAGGATCTGCGAGGCGAACATCGTCGGCGTCTATAATCTCTATGAGGCGGCGCGGCTGAACGGTCTGCCGCGCATCATCTTCGCCAGCTCCAACCACACGATTGGCTACTACACCCAGGACGTCCGGCTGGACACGGAGATGCCGATGCGGCCGGACGGGCTCTACGGCGTTTCCAAGTGTTTCGGCGAGGCGGTGTCCAGCCTCTACCACGACAAGTTCGGCCAGGAGACAGCGCTGGTGCGCATCGGCTCGTGTTTCCCCGAGCCGCGCGATCACCGCATGCTGTCGACGTGGCTCAGCCCGGATGATTTCGTGTCGCTGGTCGAGTGCATCTTCCGCGTGCCGCGCATCGGCCGTCCAATCGTCTGGGGCGTCTCGGACAACGACGCCACGTGGTGGGACAACTCCGGCGCACGCTTCCTCGGCTGGCGGCCCAAGGACAACTCGGAAGTGTTTCGCGCTAAGCTCGACGCCGCCATGACGCCGCCGCCGGCGGACGCGGTCGACGCGGTCTATCAGGGCGGCAAGTTTGTCGCCGAGCCGATCCACCAGGACTGA